In Toxoplasma gondii ME49 chromosome X, whole genome shotgun sequence, a single genomic region encodes these proteins:
- the TPI-I gene encoding triose-phosphate isomerase TPI-I (encoded by transcript TGME49_225930~Product name based on PMID:17449654.), giving the protein MVRTPWVGGNWKCNGTVGSITDLCGEFGKTEFDPKTIDVVIFPPALHAPLTREKLPKKYHVGLQNCSKTHNGAFTGEISVEMIKDFGLRWILAGHSERRQYYGESDEVVAEKVNIILQEKDLNVVLCVGEQLKDREANKTNDVVDAQLAACLPKISDWDRVVIAYEPVWAIGTGKVATPAQAQEVHEHIREFLKAKVSEDVANKVRIVYGGSVNASNSTELILQPDLDGFLVGGASLKKDFLDIIASGMKKNE; this is encoded by the exons ATGGTGCGCACCCCGTGGGTCGGCGGCAACTGGAAGTGCAATGGCACTGTCGGATCCATCACGGACCTCTGTGGCGAATTTGGGAAGACTGAGTTCGACCCAAAAACTATTG ATGTTGTAATCTTTCCTCCtgccctgcatgcgccgttgACTCGCGAGAAGCTCCCGAAAAAGTACCACGTCGGTCTCCAGAACTGCTCGAAGACCCACAATGGAGCGTTCACCGGGGAGATCAG CGTGGAAATGATCAAGGACTTCGGTCTGCGTTGGATTCTGGCGGGACACAGCGAGCGCAGACAGTACTACGGGGAATCCGATGAAGTTGTGGCGGAGAAGGTGAACATCATTCTCCAGGAGAAAGACCTCAACGTTGTG CTCTGCGTCGGCGAGCAACTGAAGGACCGTGAGGCAAACAAGACGAACGACGTCGTTGACGCTCAGCTCGCGGCATGCCTTCCTAAGATCTCCGACTGGGACCGCGTTGTCATCGCCTACGAGCCCGTGTGGGCCATCGGTACTGGCAAGGTGGCTACTCCGGCCCAGGCTCAGGAAGTCCACGAG CATATCCGCGAGTTCCTGAAGGCTAAAGTCAGCGAGGACGTTGCCAACAAAGTGCGAATTGTGTACGGCGGAAGCGTGAACGCGTCCAACAGCACTGAGCTGATCCTTCAGCCCGATCTCGATGGTTTCCTTGTTGGCGGAGCCTCCCTGAAGAAGGACTTTCTCGACATTATTGCCTCTGGcatgaagaagaacgagtAA
- a CDS encoding hypothetical protein (encoded by transcript TGME49_225920), translated as MDFSAAARVSHSRPAEWAAVHTPAEEQASEWGTEASLLSEKATSNYLGERASPFLSSACTHATCLLFGECSCCTWRSGNRENGVKEETEMSGRREEKYRGNTTRGELRGDRDSHRLVLGSVKLSKVSEAEMGDVSDASEGPETGGGTLVSGSLSDASETHAFPGKRANSFPAENVFVRERNGASDTRVAFVCLHAASMHPASVRKKLERSSWEEKKSEECGDEERKNRMETERDTGSRGLNPPEEILKIRPEDARKVSPGGAERGSGETGGKIPDDNKRRMQEGGLVKEEHETPSDETTRCCSRCSSTDRESASEDEKEAVSPEEKTEHGGPNEGGSREEKKRRIQPEAPDLRPTIYSSTRESEDETEREGGKGETWKGKKRDTLGEDKKVAKKSQRCNPRRACREGQGLTPCGVEWTRQLIAVAKEQATQLIWRTRDSPSMHRLLVVVPEAKAGVGLGLFLQGDLPSCNCRLWLETLLEYEARSQRKRTRKAEGEVNGRRRRAVQTAERACAATMAVPQTGATAAPEQTQDHSVHGKEDDDRPDGRRRRSIRREKSGRDGDIREGSTRWVAQGTERERPKDAGGEVCERMVERERQTTKDLEANEERGTRAEKGKNSRNARASREGKASDGDANMSAREYTVTKKGVERRGVTQRSSVVRASSKANTREHNKERDVEKKEKADKNTNAERQKSAFVAHTKDRVGVRRGHDETGPRRKRKGCTEDENWERKSDEPTQERDMKPIAQLPCGCGEDGECGGFRVLCFRGDVVLSAYNDCRRKSLSALAPLCAAETDFIYSPEENPGTRSEYVVDLVSGRSVPEETIFSRAHELYPSFFRFKGACVFFLRRRRGS; from the exons ATGGATTTCTCTGCAGCCGCAAGGGTCTCGCATTCGCGGCCTGCGGAGTGGGCTGCCGTCCACACCCCAGCAGAAGAACAAGCCAGCGAGTGGGGAACTGAGGCGAGTCTCCTGTCCGAGAAAGCCACCAGCAACTACCTCGGAGAACGCGCCAGTCCTTTCCTCTCAAGCGCCTGTACACACGCGACTTGTTTGCTTTTCGGGGAATGCTCATGTTGTACGTGGAGGAGCGGGAACAGGGAAAACGGcgtgaaagaagagacggagatgAGTGGACGACGTGAAGAGAAGTACCGCGGAAACACTACGAGAGGAGAGCTTCGTGGAGACCGCGATAGCCATCGATTGGTTCTCGGCTCTGTAAAACTGTCCAAAGTTTCAGAAGCGGAAATGGGAGACGTTTCGGATGCCTCGGAGGGTCCTGAAACTGGTGGGGGGACACTTGTCTCCGGTAGTCTCAGCGATGCAAGCGAAACGCACGCTTTCCCAGGAAAGCGCGCAAACTCTTTTCCTGCAGAAAACGTTTTTGTACGAGAGCGAAATGGAGCGAGTGACACACGAGTCGcctttgtctgtctccacgccGCATCTATGCATCCTGCCTCGGTCAGGAAAAAGCTCGAGAGAAGCTCGtgggaggaaaagaaatcCGAGGAATGTGgggacgaggaaagaaagaacagaatggagacagagagggacaCAGGTTCGAGGGGCCTCAACCCCCCCGAGGAGATTTTGAAGATCCGCCCAGAGGACGCGAGGAAGGTGTCACCGGGAGGTGCAGAACGAGGCTCAGGAGAGACGGGGGGGAAGATTCCCGATGATAACAAACGACGAATGCAAGAAGGTGGACTCGTGAAAGAAGAACATGAAACGCCAAGTGACGAGACGACTAGATGCTGCAGCCGATGCAGCagcacagacagagagagtgcgtcggaagacgagaaagaagcggtgtcgccagaagagaagacagaacatGGAGGCCCAAATGAGggcggcagcagagaggagaagaagcgacgcatTCAGCCAGAAGCTCCTGACCTGCGCCCTACGATCTATTCGTCGacgcgagaaagcgaagatgagaccgagagagaaggcggcaaaGGCGAAACgtggaaggggaagaaaagagacacttTAGGAGAGGACAAGAAAGTGGCTAAAAAGTCACAAAGGTGCAATCCTCGACGCGCGTGTAGAGAAGGACAAGGACTGACTCCCTGTGGAGTCGAGTGGACCCGCCAGCTGATCGCCGTTGCCAAAGAGCAAGCAACT CAACTCATTTGGAGAACAAGGGATTCGCCCTCGATGCACCGGCTGCTCGTCGTAGTCCCCGAGGCCAAGGCCGGCGTAGGATTGGGTCTGTTCCTCCAGGGAGACTTGCCGAGTTGCAACTGCCGCCTGTGGCTCGAGACTCTCTTAGAGTACGAAGCCCGGTCGCAGCGAAAGCgaacgaggaaggcagaaggcgaggtAAACGGACGGAGACGGcgagctgtacagacagctgaAAGAGCGTGCGCGGCCACGATGGCAGTACCGCAGACAGGGGCCACAGCGGCGCCAGAACAAACGCAAGACCACAGCGTtcacggaaaagaagacgacgaccgGCCCGACggacgtcgaagaagaagcattaggagggagaagagcgggcGGGACGGTGACATTCGTGAGGGAAGCACAAGGTGGGTGGCACAGGGaacagaacgagagaggccgAAGGATGCTGGTGGGGAGGTTTGTGAACGAATGGTCgagcgagaaaggcagacaACAAAGGACCTtgaagcgaacgaagagagaggcacgagagcagaaaaggggaagaatTCAAGGAATGCGAGGGCCAGCAGGGAAGGGAAGgcaagcgacggagacgcaaaCATGAGTGCGCGAGAGTACACTGTGACAAAGAAAGGAGTTGAACGGCGAGGAGTTACCCAGCGTTCCTCTGTGGTCCGTGCAAGCAGCAAAGCGAACACCAGGGAGCACaacaaggaaagagacgtggagaagaaggagaaggcagatAAAAACAcaaatgcagagagacagaagtccGCTTTCGTTGCACACACGAAGGACAGGGTTGGAGTACGCCGTGGACACGACGAGACGGGtccaagaaggaagaggaaaggatgcacagaagacgagaactgGGAGAGAAAGTCGGACGAACCGACTCAAGAAAGAGACATGAAACCAATTGCACAGCTGCCCTGTGGCTgcggcgaagacggagagtGCGGGGGGTTCCGTGTCCTCTGTTTTCGTGGAGATgtcgtcctctctgcttACAACGATTGCCGGAGAAAAAGTCTTTCggctctcgcgcctctctgtgcAGCCGAGACAGACTTCATCTACTCTCCAGAGGAGAACCCTGGTACGCGTTCTGAGTATGTGGTGGATCTTGTTTCCGGTAGGTCAGTACCAGAGGAGACAATCTTTTCAAGGGCGCACGAACTGTatccttcctttttccgtTTCAAAGGTgcttgcgtcttctttttgcgTCGCCGACGAGGCAGCTAG